Below is a genomic region from Persicimonas caeni.
GAGCAAGCTTCTGGCCGACAAGGACGTCGAGAGCTTCGACCGCGTCTTCCGCGGCAAGGCCCTCGGCGGGCTGAACCTGTGGACCGCGCTGAGCAAGCGCGACCCCGAGTTCTTCATCGCCTTCTCGTCGGTCGCCGGCCGCTTCGGCAACGAAGGCCAGGTCGACTACAGCGCGGCCAACGAGGTGCTGAACAAGCTCGTCGCCCAGATCAACGCATCGGGCGCGGCCAAGGCGCTCACCATCGACTGGACCGCCTGGGGCGAGGTCGGCATGGCCACCCACGGCTCGATGGCGACCATCCTCGAGGCGCGCGGCGTCGAATTCCTGCCGCCGCATATCGGCGCGCCCATCGTCGGCGACGCCATGGAACGCGGGCTGACCGGCGAATACCTGGTCGCCGGCGAGCTCGGCGAGATGGCCGGCGAAGCCGTGCTCGAGCGCTCGGCGCTCACCGGCGAGCAGGTCTTGGAGACCAACGAGATGGTCTTCGTCGACCGCATCGCCGAGCAGGACGCCGACCACGTGGTCGTCGAGCGGGTCTTCGACCCCGAGCGCGACTACTTCCTCAACGACCATGTCTACCAGGGCGTGCCGGTGCTTCCGGGCGTCATGGGCTACGAGTTCATGGTCGAGACCGCCAACCAACTGGTCGACGGCGACGTCCTCGAGCTTCGCGACGTCAAATTCGAGCGCGCCGTCAAATTCCACCACGGCGAGCCGCTGCGCCTCATCGCGACCGCCGAGGTCGCCGAGCGCGCCGCCAAGCACGCCACCGTGGACGTCAAACTCGAGACCGTGCGCGAGGCCAAGACCGGCCGCACGCTGCGCAAGCAGCACTTCACCGCACGCGTGACCATCGGCAGCGGCCAGACAACCCGGCCCCAGCCGATCGTCCTCGACCCGACCGCCGAATTCGAGGCCGGGCCCCACAAGCTCGACATCTACCGGCGCTACTTCCACACCGGCTGCTTCCAGGTGCTCGAAGAAGTGCCGCACGTCGGCGAGAAGGTCGTCATCGGCTACGGACGAAAGCCCACCGGCCGACTGACCGCCTCCCAAAACGGCCACGTCTTCGTGACCGACCCGATGGTGCGCGAGATGGCGCTGCAGACCGCCGGTCTGTGGGGCATGAAGAATAACGCGCTCAGCTACCTGCCGCTGGCCATCGGCCGCTCCATGCAATTCGGCGTCGCCCAGCCCGGCGAAGGCATCTGCATTCGCTGCCGCCACCGCGACGACGCCTCCGAGCACGCCATCGCCTTCGACGTCGAGATCCTGACCCAGGACGGACGTCTGCTGCAGGTCATGGAGAAGGTCGAGCTCATCGGCCACAGCGTGCTCGCCGAAGACGAGCAGTTCGGCGACTTCGAGTTGCGACGCATCACCACCCGCCGGCTGAGCTTCCCGGAGGCCGAGCTTCTGGTGAACGACCTCGGCCTCGACATCGACGACGTCCTCGCCGACAGCGAGCGCGGCGCTTACGAGCGCCTGCGAAGCGAGACGCGCCGCGCCGAATGGCTCGCCGCGCGTGTGGCCGCCAAGGACCTGGTGAGCTGCCACCTCCGCAACTTCTTCGGCGTGCGCCCGGCCCTGGCCGACATCGTCATCGCCAAAGACGAGCACGGCGCCCCTTATGTCGAGCTTCGCGGCGACGCCCCGACGCAGCTTTCGGGGGTAACGTTGCCCAATATCAGCATCACGCACTCCAACGGCGTGGCCATCGCCGCGCTGGCGGGCCCGAGCCGCGCCGGCAAAGTCGGCGTCGACCTCGAGCTCATCGAGCAGCGCGACGACTCGTTCGCCAAGAACTACTTCTCGGCGACCGAACGCGCGCTCGAACTGCCCGACGTCAACGCGTCGGGCGACGCCCGCTCGGTGCTGCTGACGACGCTTTGGAGCGTCAAAGAATCCGTGAGCAAGGCGCTCGGCCTGGGCCTGCACCTGAACACCGGTGAGGTCAGCGTCGAGGGGCTCGAGGCCCGCGGCGACACCATCGTCGCCGACGTCGCCCTGAGCGGCCGCGCCCAGGAGGCGTTCGACGCGCTGTCGGGCACGGGCCTGGAAGTGCGCGCCGAGGTCGACGGCACCTTCGCCTTCGCCAGCGCCTGGCTCGAGTTGGGCGGCGAGGCGACTCAGACGGCGCCGACTGCCGAGCCCCAGGCCAAGTCGTCCGATGTTCCCGAAAGCTGGGTCGACGTGGCGGCGGTGGCAGCTCTCTTGAAGCACAAAGGACTCTTGGAGCGCGCCGACTTGGGCGAGTCGAAGGTCCGAGGAGAGAAACTCTCGCCTTGGAAGCAGTGAGGCCAGCATTTGGAGGCAGCGCTTCTGGCGCTGGAAATTTCGGAGGCAGCGCTTCTAGCGCTGGTCCAGACCTCGAAGGTCTGCCTCCTAAAGAACGGGACGAACGATGATTTACTTAGTCGAAATCGAAGGTCAGGAAGACCTCAAGGTCGAGCTGTCCGAGACCAAACGCGGCGTATGGACCGCCTCGGTGGGCGACGGCGAGCACGGCCGCTCCGTCGACCTCGAGATGCGCGGCCGCGCAAGTGACGGCGCCTATCTGTTTGCCATCGGCGGTCAGGTAAGAAAGTTCCACCTCGATAAGAACTGCACCAAGTACTTGCTCGACGACGGCGAGAAGGTCTCGCGCTTCCAGGTCGAACGTGCCGGCGAAGTGGTCCTCGACCACGACCGCATGTACGACACCGAGTGGGAAGTGCATATCGAGACCCTCGAGAGCAACATCACGGGCATCGTGCTCGAGGTGCTCGTCGAGCCGGGCCAGAAGGTCAAAGAGGACGAACCCGTCGTCATCGTCGAGGCGATGAAGATGGAGAATACTCTGACCGCCCCGATGGATGGCGTCGTCAAAGGTGTGCGCGTCGAGCCGGGTCAGACCGTGTATGCGGGCGATGCGCTCGTGACGTTTGAGTAGCGAAAGAGGTTCGTGAATCGAGCGCTATTTGCGCGGACAAACTACGATTTGAGGGTCGTTTCATTGCGGCTCTTGTGACGAACCAGGCAACACCCAAATTGTAGTTCAGCGCGTAGTTCAGCGCCCCAAATAGCGGGCGTCGCGAACCAAGAGCACCTCCATAAAGGAATGCAACCCCCAAGCGGGAGCCGAAGATATGAGCACCGACATGAACCTTGGACAGACGTCGAGCGAACAGAAGGCTGAGGAGCCGAAGGCCGAGCAGGCCGAGCAGCCCAAACAGCCCAAGCCCGACCAACGCGAAGCCATCGTCGAGAACCGCCGCAAGGTCAGCGTGGCCCACGCGCGCCTCGAGCGCCTCTTCGACGACGGCACCATGGAGGAGATCGGCGGCGAGGTGACCCACCGCGTGCACGACTTCGGCCTACAGGACAAGCAGGCCCCCGGCGACGGCGTCGTCACCGCCTGCGGCTTGGTCGACGGCCGGCCCGTCTACGCCTTCGCCCAGGACCGCACGGTCCTCGGCGGCAGCCTCGGCCAAGCCCACGCCCAAAAGATCACGCGCCTCCAAGACCTGGCCATCCGCGCCGGCGCCCCGCTCATCGCCATCAACGACTCGGGCGGCGCGCGCATCCAAGAGGGCGTCGACGCGCTGGGCGGCTACGGCGAGATCTTTCGCCGCAACGTCCAGGCCTCGGGCGTCATCCCCCAGATCAGCCTCATCGCCGGCCCCTGCGCCGGCGGCGCGGTCTACTCGCCGGCCCTGACCGACTTCGTCGGCATGGTCGAGGGCTCGAGCTTCATGTTTTTGACCGGCCCCAAGGTCGTCAAAACGGTGACCTTCGAGGACATCACCGTCGAGGAACTCGGCGGCGCGACGACCCACGCCTTCAAGACCGGCGTGGCCCACTTCGCCTGGAAAAACGATGTCGAGGCGATCGACAACGTGCGCAAGCTCCTGAGCTACCTGCCGTCGAATAACCGCGAGCACGCCCCCTTCGTCGAGCCCGAAGACGACGTCGAGCGCATGGACCCCGCGTTCCACGAGATCGTGCCCGACGACACCAGCCAGCCCTACGACGTGCGCAAGCTCGTCAACCTGGTGGTCGACAAGGAGAGCTTCTTCGAGGTGCACCAGCACTGGGCCAAAAACGTCGTCGTCGGCTTCGGCCGCCTGGGCGGCCACGTCGTCGGCATCATCGCCAACCAGCCCGCCGAGCTCGCCGGCGTCCTCGACATCGACGCCAGCCGCAAGGCCTCGCGGTTCATCCGCACGTGCAACGGCTTCCACATCCCGATCATCAGCCTCGTCGACGTCCCCGGCTTCTTGCCCGGCCGCCAGCAAGAGCACGCCGGCGTCATCGACCACGGCGCCAAGCTCCTATACGCCTACTGTGAAGCGACCGTCCCCAAGCTGTCGGTTATCGTGCGCAAGTCGTACGGCGGCGCCTACATCGTCATGAGCTCGAAGCACGTCGGCGGCGACATCAACCTGGCCTGGCCCCACGCCGAAATCGCGGTCATGGGCGCCAAGGGCGCGGTCGAAATCCTCAACCGCCGCGACATCGCCG
It encodes:
- a CDS encoding acetyl-CoA carboxylase biotin carboxyl carrier protein subunit; the protein is MIYLVEIEGQEDLKVELSETKRGVWTASVGDGEHGRSVDLEMRGRASDGAYLFAIGGQVRKFHLDKNCTKYLLDDGEKVSRFQVERAGEVVLDHDRMYDTEWEVHIETLESNITGIVLEVLVEPGQKVKEDEPVVIVEAMKMENTLTAPMDGVVKGVRVEPGQTVYAGDALVTFE
- a CDS encoding acyl-CoA carboxylase subunit beta, with protein sequence MNLGQTSSEQKAEEPKAEQAEQPKQPKPDQREAIVENRRKVSVAHARLERLFDDGTMEEIGGEVTHRVHDFGLQDKQAPGDGVVTACGLVDGRPVYAFAQDRTVLGGSLGQAHAQKITRLQDLAIRAGAPLIAINDSGGARIQEGVDALGGYGEIFRRNVQASGVIPQISLIAGPCAGGAVYSPALTDFVGMVEGSSFMFLTGPKVVKTVTFEDITVEELGGATTHAFKTGVAHFAWKNDVEAIDNVRKLLSYLPSNNREHAPFVEPEDDVERMDPAFHEIVPDDTSQPYDVRKLVNLVVDKESFFEVHQHWAKNVVVGFGRLGGHVVGIIANQPAELAGVLDIDASRKASRFIRTCNGFHIPIISLVDVPGFLPGRQQEHAGVIDHGAKLLYAYCEATVPKLSVIVRKSYGGAYIVMSSKHVGGDINLAWPHAEIAVMGAKGAVEILNRRDIAAADDPDAKKDELIGEYEEKFLNPSIAAQRGYLDAVIEPHETRRKLYRYLRVLMNKREWMPPKRHGNIPV